In one window of Azotobacter salinestris DNA:
- the accD gene encoding acetyl-CoA carboxylase, carboxyltransferase subunit beta: protein MSNWLVDKLIPSIMRSEVRKSSVPEGLWHKCPSCDAVLYKPELEKTLEVCPKCDHHMRIGARTRLNIFLDAEGREEIGAELEPVDRLKFRDSKKYKDRLAAAQKQTNEKDALISMSGTLQGMPVVACAFEFSFMGGSMGAIVGERFVQAANVALERRCPFICFAASGGARMQEALISLMQMAKTSAVLARLREEGIPFISVLTDPVYGGVSASLAMLGDVIVAEPQALIGFAGPRVIEQTVREKLPEGFQRSEFLLEHGAIDLIIPRQELRPRLARLLAQLTHWRDSVTAIPEADRDIAADMAMDTATA from the coding sequence ATGAGCAACTGGTTGGTAGACAAGCTGATCCCCTCGATCATGCGTTCCGAGGTGCGGAAAAGCTCGGTGCCGGAAGGCCTCTGGCACAAGTGTCCGTCCTGCGACGCAGTGCTGTACAAGCCCGAGCTGGAAAAGACCCTGGAGGTCTGCCCCAAGTGTGATCACCACATGCGTATCGGTGCGCGCACTCGGCTGAACATCTTCCTCGATGCCGAGGGGCGCGAGGAAATCGGTGCGGAGCTGGAGCCGGTGGATCGACTCAAGTTTCGCGACAGCAAGAAGTACAAGGACCGCCTTGCGGCAGCGCAGAAGCAGACAAACGAGAAGGATGCGCTGATCTCCATGAGCGGCACCCTGCAGGGCATGCCGGTGGTTGCCTGTGCCTTCGAGTTTTCCTTCATGGGCGGCTCCATGGGCGCCATTGTCGGCGAGCGCTTCGTGCAGGCGGCCAATGTGGCCCTCGAGCGGCGCTGTCCCTTCATCTGTTTCGCGGCATCCGGTGGAGCGCGCATGCAGGAGGCGCTGATCTCCCTGATGCAGATGGCCAAGACCTCGGCGGTTCTGGCGCGCCTGCGCGAAGAGGGGATTCCGTTCATCTCGGTGCTGACCGACCCCGTCTACGGCGGTGTCTCCGCCAGCCTGGCCATGCTCGGCGATGTCATCGTCGCGGAGCCCCAGGCACTGATCGGCTTCGCCGGCCCGCGGGTAATCGAGCAGACTGTGCGCGAGAAGCTGCCCGAGGGCTTCCAGCGCAGCGAGTTCCTGCTTGAGCACGGCGCCATTGACCTGATCATCCCTCGCCAGGAGCTGCGTCCGCGTCTGGCCCGTCTGCTCGCCCAGTTGACGCACTGGCGGGACTCCGTGACGGCCATTCCTGAGGCAGACAGGGACATCGCCGCCGACATGGCCATGGATACCGCCACGGCATGA
- the folC gene encoding bifunctional tetrahydrofolate synthase/dihydrofolate synthase, with protein MIERSLADWLAYLERLHPVAIDMGLERSREVARRMGLGRPASRVVTVTGTNGKGSTCAFLAALIGAQGLRVGVYNSPHLLRYNERVRIDGREVDDAALCQAFAVVEAARGEISLTYFEMGTLAAFWLFERAGLDAVVLEVGLGGRLDAVNLVDADVAVVTSIALDHAEWLGNTRDSVAFEKAGIFRAGRPAVCGEPDPPAPLLDQAASLGVPLYRRGPDYELILGEDTWGWRGCSATGDGLELEGLSPLDLPVESAALALQVYALLDLPWEVGSIVQALSTTHLSGRLERRQMCWQGKHLSFLLDVGHNPHAATYLARRLAARPLEGQRLAVFGLLADKDLSGVLEPLLPQVRYWAVAPLPTPRSLPAEGLTVALRGRGALVVACADVAEALQVQCRRAAEGDEILVFGSFYCVAEALDWLRRQEEKRDGLAG; from the coding sequence ATGATCGAGCGCAGCCTCGCCGACTGGCTCGCCTATCTCGAGCGGTTGCACCCGGTGGCCATTGACATGGGGCTGGAGCGTTCGCGCGAGGTGGCGCGCCGGATGGGTCTCGGACGGCCGGCATCGCGGGTGGTGACGGTCACCGGGACCAACGGCAAGGGTTCCACCTGTGCATTTCTCGCCGCATTGATAGGTGCTCAGGGGCTCAGGGTCGGTGTCTACAACTCTCCCCACCTGCTGCGCTACAACGAGCGGGTGCGAATCGATGGTCGCGAGGTCGACGACGCCGCCCTGTGCCAGGCCTTTGCCGTGGTGGAGGCGGCGCGCGGCGAGATCTCCCTGACCTACTTCGAGATGGGCACCCTCGCAGCCTTCTGGTTGTTCGAGCGGGCCGGGCTGGATGCCGTCGTGCTGGAGGTGGGCCTTGGGGGTCGGCTGGATGCTGTCAATCTGGTTGACGCCGACGTGGCTGTGGTTACCAGTATCGCCCTGGATCATGCCGAGTGGCTGGGCAATACCCGCGATTCGGTGGCTTTCGAGAAGGCTGGGATCTTCCGTGCCGGGCGGCCGGCGGTCTGTGGCGAGCCGGACCCGCCGGCACCCCTGCTGGATCAGGCTGCGTCGCTGGGCGTGCCGCTCTACAGGCGAGGCCCGGATTATGAGCTGATTCTCGGGGAAGATACCTGGGGCTGGCGCGGCTGCAGTGCCACAGGCGACGGGCTTGAGTTGGAGGGTTTATCGCCACTCGATCTGCCGGTCGAGAGTGCCGCTCTGGCGCTGCAGGTCTATGCCTTGCTTGATCTGCCCTGGGAGGTCGGATCCATTGTGCAGGCTTTGAGCACTACGCATCTGAGCGGTCGTCTCGAGCGGCGCCAGATGTGCTGGCAGGGCAAGCATCTGTCGTTCCTGCTGGATGTCGGGCACAACCCCCATGCCGCCACCTATCTGGCCCGGCGCCTGGCCGCGCGGCCGCTCGAAGGGCAGCGGCTGGCGGTTTTCGGCCTGCTCGCCGACAAGGATCTGTCAGGCGTACTGGAGCCCCTGTTGCCACAGGTCCGGTATTGGGCGGTGGCGCCGCTGCCGACCCCGCGAAGCCTTCCGGCCGAGGGGCTGACGGTCGCCCTGCGGGGGCGTGGGGCGCTGGTTGTCGCGTGCGCCGATGTCGCCGAAGCGTTGCAGGTGCAATGCCGGCGAGCTGCCGAAGGTGATGAAATCCTGGTGTTCGGTTCTTTTTATTGTGTGGCCGAAGCGCTGGACTGGTTGCGTCGGCAGGAGGAAAAACGGGATGGCCTGGCTGGATAA
- a CDS encoding SPOR domain-containing protein, translated as MAWLDKRLKQRMIGALVLLALAVIFLPMLFTREDEVRQVVVEAPPMPKAPPAPRVELEPVAVPEPVILPEEPQPSSAVADAPAAAVPSAPSAAAHAAPAKPQAANPAPPPAQAKAAEASRLDANTLPVSWSIQLASLSNTANAQALQKTLRSQGYNAYIRHVDGMNRVYVGPVIERSEANRLRDQLKRQHNLSGFVVRFQPERG; from the coding sequence ATGGCCTGGCTGGATAAGAGGCTCAAGCAGCGGATGATCGGTGCCCTGGTGTTGTTGGCACTGGCGGTGATCTTTCTGCCGATGCTGTTCACCCGCGAGGACGAGGTTCGGCAGGTGGTGGTCGAGGCGCCGCCCATGCCCAAGGCCCCGCCTGCGCCGCGTGTCGAGCTGGAGCCGGTTGCGGTTCCGGAGCCGGTGATTCTGCCTGAGGAGCCGCAGCCCTCCTCGGCGGTTGCCGATGCGCCGGCTGCTGCCGTGCCGAGTGCTCCCTCGGCTGCTGCCCATGCCGCTCCGGCTAAGCCCCAGGCGGCCAATCCCGCTCCGCCTCCGGCACAGGCCAAGGCAGCCGAGGCAAGCCGCCTGGATGCCAACACCTTGCCGGTCAGTTGGTCGATCCAACTGGCCAGCCTGTCCAACACTGCCAATGCCCAGGCCCTGCAGAAGACCCTGCGCAGCCAGGGCTACAACGCGTACATCCGTCATGTCGACGGGATGAATCGGGTATACGTCGGGCCGGTCATCGAGCGGAGCGAGGCCAACCGCCTGCGCGATCAGCTCAAGCGGCAGCACAATCTCAGCGGCTTTGTCGTGCGCTTCCAGCCTGAACGTGGCTGA
- a CDS encoding CvpA family protein, which produces MAFTWVDWAIIAIVAVSSLISLTRGFVKEALSLVTWIIAGVIAWMFGGALSQHLVGYIATPSLQVIAACAILFVATLLVGALVNFLIGELVRVTGLSGTDRVLGMVFGAARGGLLVVLLVGLLSLAPVQQDPWWQQSALLPHFLIVADWSKNLILGFSGQWLAGGISVPR; this is translated from the coding sequence GTGGCATTCACCTGGGTCGATTGGGCGATCATCGCGATCGTCGCCGTTTCCAGTCTGATCAGCTTGACGCGAGGCTTCGTCAAGGAAGCCCTGTCGCTGGTCACCTGGATCATCGCCGGCGTCATTGCCTGGATGTTTGGCGGAGCACTCTCGCAGCATCTGGTCGGCTATATTGCCACGCCCTCGCTGCAGGTCATTGCCGCCTGCGCGATTCTTTTCGTGGCGACCCTGCTGGTCGGTGCGCTGGTCAACTTCCTCATTGGCGAGCTGGTGCGCGTCACCGGCCTGTCCGGTACAGATCGCGTGCTCGGCATGGTCTTTGGTGCTGCCCGGGGTGGGCTGCTGGTGGTACTGCTGGTCGGCCTGCTCAGTCTGGCACCCGTGCAGCAGGATCCCTGGTGGCAACAGTCGGCCCTGCTGCCGCACTTCCTGATAGTCGCCGACTGGTCGAAAAATCTCATCCTGGGATTTTCCGGCCAATGGCTTGCCGGCGGGATAAGCGTGCCGCGCTGA